In Thermospira aquatica, the following proteins share a genomic window:
- a CDS encoding phenylalanine--tRNA ligase subunit alpha: protein MKEKLQQILQEAKDALVKVSEERTLEELRVKFLGKKGVVKEFLSQLGSLDVEMRKELGKVANEVKDEIERLIAEAESRIAAIKREAKLKEGVVDVSLPMKTLPVGYPHPLTLVTQKMVSIFQSMGYTVVDGPELEKEEYNFDMLNIPKHHPARDDHDSFYVQDGWLMRTHTSPVQIRTMLNKKPPIAVVVPGRCYRRDAVDATHSHTFHQMEGLVVGEGISFADLKGTLLLWAKLMFGEQTQIRLRPDYFPFTEPSAELAVTCPVCHGPGCPVCKHTGWVELMGCGMVEPTVLKNCGIDPSKYSGFAFGLGIERVAMTVYGIKDIRHFYENDIRLLEQFRA from the coding sequence ATGAAAGAAAAACTTCAACAGATTCTCCAGGAAGCAAAAGACGCTTTGGTAAAAGTTTCAGAGGAAAGAACCCTCGAAGAGCTTCGTGTAAAGTTTCTTGGTAAAAAGGGTGTAGTAAAAGAGTTTTTGAGTCAGCTGGGTTCGCTTGACGTTGAGATGCGTAAAGAACTTGGTAAGGTAGCTAATGAGGTTAAAGATGAGATAGAGAGGCTCATAGCCGAAGCAGAATCTCGCATTGCGGCCATAAAACGGGAAGCTAAACTTAAAGAAGGGGTGGTTGATGTTTCTTTACCGATGAAGACCTTGCCCGTAGGATATCCTCACCCGTTAACACTTGTTACTCAAAAGATGGTTTCTATCTTTCAGAGTATGGGATATACGGTTGTTGATGGGCCAGAGCTTGAAAAAGAGGAATACAATTTCGATATGCTGAATATTCCTAAACATCATCCTGCGCGTGATGACCATGATTCGTTTTATGTTCAGGACGGGTGGCTTATGAGAACCCACACCTCACCTGTGCAAATACGGACGATGTTGAATAAGAAACCCCCTATTGCTGTGGTGGTTCCCGGTCGCTGTTATCGAAGGGATGCGGTGGATGCCACGCACTCTCATACCTTTCATCAGATGGAAGGGTTGGTGGTGGGAGAGGGAATCTCTTTTGCCGACCTCAAGGGTACCCTTCTTCTCTGGGCAAAACTTATGTTTGGTGAACAGACCCAGATTCGTTTAAGACCGGATTATTTTCCGTTTACCGAACCGTCTGCTGAGCTGGCGGTAACCTGTCCGGTATGTCATGGACCGGGATGCCCAGTGTGTAAGCACACGGGGTGGGTGGAGCTTATGGGATGTGGTATGGTTGAACCCACCGTGTTGAAAAACTGTGGCATTGACCCCTCAAAGTATTCTGGTTTTGCTTTTGGTTTGGGTATAGAACGTGTGGCCATGACGGTGTACGGAATCAAAGATATCCGTCATTTCTACGAAAACGATATTCGTCTTCTGGAACAGTTCAGGGCGTAA
- the pheT gene encoding phenylalanine--tRNA ligase subunit beta, whose protein sequence is MIVTYNWLKEYVDFSLSPQDLRVRLTQMGPEVVSVTPVGIHEDNKDKIILSQVVEVTSHPKLAHLRVVKLDTLKDGVLVTNSGAVEKGDFVVWAKPGALLGGVTVGEKNFSGTVSKGMLIAKEHLGLEQKSSDIWILGKDKKTVNEVFGVYAEPDYRIEIELTANRSDCLSVIGIAREIAAMLDLPLKLPEIRENYPLLKEEPDITIQERKLCPRYSGRILRGVKILPSPAWMARRLEICGIRSINNVVDATNYVLLEFGHPTHAFDLDRLEGKKIIVRRAQDGEKLTTLDGETHTLNEDVLVIADEKRAVALAGIMGGENTEILDQTTHVLLESAFFDPISVRQTAKRYGIRTESSYRFERTADYGITVTVLQRLTQLIGLTVGEMQVSSIRDEYPVPFKEKGISLSTEFVNSYLGLDLETDEVEKYLSRLGMTIMKSLDNGCEVRVPSFRSDISRPVDLVEEIARVYGYNNIPTNLFKPPVDVEAMQKPQKFEYTLRPLVRNLGYTEVFNFSFTNEELLSRFGLNGESFISLRNPLSSDAAILRPYLTPQLIETLDRNIRRTYRESFLFYELGKTFLKRSGKVEEWEKSCLGLLRYGPGEDVYTITAEVERLVNIQGNWVIDVLPADVAFLHPLNSARFEVNGMLLGFAGEIHPDVVDAFEFRYPAYVAEIDLQVLESLRKPLARLEDIPIMPPVPRDISVVVDRALPGRKLMNAIKQAHPLIRQVEFTDVYVGPQLPEGKKSVTFSFLVQEKDKTLTDEEANAIRDEVVQLLKKEFGAELR, encoded by the coding sequence ATGATAGTAACCTATAATTGGCTCAAGGAATATGTGGATTTTTCCCTGTCTCCTCAGGATCTCAGGGTGAGACTTACCCAGATGGGACCGGAAGTGGTATCCGTTACTCCGGTTGGTATTCATGAGGACAATAAAGACAAAATCATCCTTTCTCAGGTGGTGGAAGTAACTTCTCATCCCAAACTTGCCCACCTCAGGGTGGTGAAGCTGGATACCCTCAAGGATGGAGTGCTGGTCACGAATAGTGGCGCGGTAGAAAAGGGTGATTTTGTTGTTTGGGCGAAACCAGGAGCTCTTTTGGGTGGGGTGACAGTGGGAGAAAAAAATTTCTCAGGCACGGTGTCCAAGGGAATGCTTATTGCCAAGGAGCATCTCGGACTTGAACAGAAAAGCTCTGATATCTGGATTTTGGGCAAGGATAAAAAAACTGTCAACGAGGTTTTTGGGGTATATGCTGAGCCGGATTACAGGATAGAGATTGAACTGACGGCCAATCGGTCTGATTGTCTTTCAGTTATTGGTATTGCTCGGGAGATTGCAGCTATGCTGGATCTTCCTCTGAAACTTCCTGAGATACGAGAGAATTATCCTCTTCTCAAAGAGGAACCAGATATTACTATTCAGGAGAGAAAGCTCTGTCCCCGTTACAGTGGGCGAATTCTGCGTGGAGTGAAGATCCTGCCCTCTCCAGCATGGATGGCCCGTCGTCTTGAGATCTGTGGGATTCGTTCTATTAACAATGTGGTGGATGCAACAAACTACGTTCTTCTCGAGTTTGGGCATCCCACTCATGCGTTTGATCTTGATCGTCTGGAGGGGAAGAAGATCATCGTTCGTCGAGCACAGGATGGTGAAAAACTTACCACTCTGGATGGAGAAACACATACCCTCAATGAGGATGTGTTGGTGATTGCTGATGAGAAGCGGGCTGTAGCTCTTGCAGGTATCATGGGAGGAGAAAATACAGAGATTCTTGACCAGACAACGCATGTGCTTCTGGAATCTGCTTTTTTTGATCCTATTTCTGTGAGACAGACAGCAAAGCGCTATGGTATCAGGACCGAGTCTTCATATCGTTTTGAACGAACGGCAGATTATGGGATAACGGTAACGGTTTTGCAACGTCTTACCCAGCTTATTGGGCTTACTGTGGGTGAGATGCAGGTATCGTCTATTCGAGATGAGTACCCTGTGCCATTTAAGGAAAAAGGGATCTCTCTTTCCACGGAGTTTGTGAATTCGTATCTCGGATTGGATCTGGAAACAGATGAGGTTGAAAAGTATCTCAGCCGATTGGGTATGACTATCATGAAAAGCCTGGACAACGGCTGTGAGGTGCGTGTTCCTTCATTTCGATCGGATATCTCTCGACCTGTGGATCTGGTAGAAGAGATTGCTCGCGTGTATGGATACAACAACATTCCTACCAATCTCTTTAAGCCCCCTGTAGATGTAGAGGCCATGCAAAAGCCACAAAAGTTTGAATATACGCTTCGTCCTCTGGTGAGGAACCTTGGTTATACGGAGGTGTTTAACTTTAGCTTTACCAATGAGGAGTTGTTATCTCGTTTTGGACTGAACGGGGAGAGTTTTATTTCTTTGCGAAATCCCTTGAGTAGTGATGCGGCTATCTTGCGACCTTATCTTACGCCTCAGCTTATTGAAACTCTTGATCGCAATATTCGCAGGACCTATCGAGAGAGTTTTCTTTTTTATGAGCTTGGGAAAACCTTTTTGAAGCGAAGTGGAAAAGTAGAAGAGTGGGAAAAATCCTGTTTGGGGTTACTTCGTTATGGTCCGGGTGAGGATGTGTATACCATCACTGCCGAGGTGGAAAGGTTGGTAAATATTCAGGGGAATTGGGTGATAGATGTTCTTCCTGCTGATGTTGCTTTTCTTCATCCGCTCAATTCGGCACGTTTTGAGGTCAATGGAATGCTTCTGGGTTTTGCCGGGGAGATTCATCCTGATGTGGTGGATGCTTTTGAGTTTCGTTATCCGGCGTATGTTGCAGAAATTGATCTTCAGGTCCTTGAGAGTTTGCGTAAACCTCTTGCTCGTCTGGAGGATATTCCTATTATGCCGCCTGTCCCACGAGATATCTCGGTGGTTGTGGATCGGGCACTTCCTGGCAGGAAACTGATGAATGCCATTAAACAGGCTCATCCGCTTATTCGGCAGGTGGAATTCACGGATGTCTATGTGGGTCCCCAGCTTCCTGAAGGGAAGAAAAGTGTTACTTTTTCTTTCCTTGTTCAGGAAAAGGACAAAACCCTCACCGATGAAGAGGCAAATGCCATTCGTGATGAGGTGGTCCAGCTTTTGAAAAAGGAATTTGGTGCAGAGTTGCGATAG
- a CDS encoding ATP-dependent helicase gives MDSILENLNERQREAVMATEGAFLVLAGPGSGKTRVITHRFAYLLHTRDIDATNILAVTFTNKAANEMKERIEKLLHKPIGNLWIRTFHSMAYRILRQHAHLLGYGKQWDVIDEGDAVKLMREVVKSLAEKYSPLIVKLYKPEVLLGWISDAKEALKTFDEPLGPKNLPMEHQSYLHDVFKLYQQRLQSASLMDYSDLLANTYVLLRDYEEIRESYQNLWQYIMVDEFQDTNKIQYDIIALLAQKHRNILIVGDDDQSIYGWRGALVKNMRRFEEEFQAKVIKLEQNYRATRRLVEIANKIASAIDDRMGKTLWTENGEGESALVLYGGDEKTLYQTVADTILDLRQKGYNLKDIAIFYRINAQSQGIEEILIQREIPYHIVGSLRFFERREIKDVMAYVAFLVNPLNVLAFERLIEVPPRGIGEVTVSRLVNYAQQNHCDLIEAMKQASSIPGIGPRAKVLMEMAEIFLQLREPVDTVLPATFLRLLLDVIPFEEYWKQQKEEERWENIQALVDAARSFEEANPESTIMDFLNYVVLNTAEEEVKNTDCVWLMTIHNSKGLEFRAVFVLDVVEGLIPLSRSTETPQGLNEERRLFYVAATRAKEKLILCVPEERFAFGETIKTRPSPFLEYLPEDCVEEKKIQRKKEAWEWRKKTDFWLDDFKTAARDTFRKANNEEKKEKVFETSVSGKQARFEDLQPGVRVRHRLMGEGEVVKIVGSRVMIRFDIGAIQFVDKNFLSSMEIL, from the coding sequence ATGGATTCTATTCTTGAAAACCTCAATGAGAGGCAGCGTGAGGCAGTCATGGCCACTGAGGGGGCTTTTTTAGTACTGGCTGGCCCTGGATCAGGGAAAACACGCGTGATCACACATCGTTTTGCCTATCTTTTACATACAAGAGACATTGATGCCACCAATATTCTCGCTGTTACCTTTACCAATAAGGCTGCCAATGAAATGAAGGAGCGTATAGAAAAACTTTTGCATAAGCCAATAGGGAATCTCTGGATCCGGACGTTTCATTCGATGGCGTATCGGATTCTTCGGCAACATGCCCATCTTTTGGGATATGGCAAACAATGGGACGTGATAGATGAGGGCGATGCGGTCAAACTCATGCGTGAGGTGGTCAAATCTCTTGCAGAAAAATACTCTCCTCTTATTGTGAAACTCTACAAACCTGAGGTTTTGCTTGGTTGGATATCTGATGCTAAAGAAGCCCTGAAGACCTTTGATGAGCCTCTAGGACCAAAAAATCTCCCTATGGAGCATCAATCCTATCTTCACGATGTATTTAAATTGTATCAACAGCGTCTTCAGTCGGCTTCTCTTATGGATTACAGCGACCTCTTAGCCAATACGTATGTTCTTTTGCGTGACTATGAAGAGATAAGAGAATCCTATCAAAATCTCTGGCAGTACATTATGGTGGACGAGTTTCAGGATACCAATAAGATTCAGTATGACATTATTGCCCTTTTAGCACAAAAACACCGCAATATTCTCATTGTAGGGGATGATGACCAGTCTATCTATGGATGGCGTGGCGCTCTTGTCAAAAATATGCGTCGATTTGAGGAGGAATTTCAGGCCAAGGTGATCAAGCTGGAGCAGAACTATCGTGCCACCAGGCGACTGGTAGAGATTGCCAATAAAATTGCCAGTGCCATTGACGACCGCATGGGTAAGACCCTCTGGACCGAAAATGGGGAGGGGGAGTCTGCACTCGTATTGTATGGGGGGGACGAAAAGACCCTTTATCAAACAGTGGCGGACACTATTCTTGACCTCCGGCAAAAGGGGTACAATCTTAAAGATATAGCCATCTTTTACCGGATTAATGCCCAGTCTCAAGGGATTGAAGAGATTTTGATCCAGCGCGAAATTCCCTATCATATTGTGGGGAGTTTGCGTTTCTTTGAACGAAGAGAAATCAAGGATGTGATGGCGTATGTTGCCTTTTTGGTGAATCCTCTCAACGTTCTGGCGTTTGAGAGACTCATAGAAGTACCACCTCGAGGGATTGGTGAAGTAACGGTGAGTCGTTTGGTAAATTATGCCCAGCAAAATCACTGCGATCTTATTGAAGCCATGAAGCAAGCCTCTTCTATTCCGGGAATAGGTCCTCGAGCGAAGGTACTGATGGAGATGGCAGAGATTTTTTTACAACTTCGAGAACCTGTTGATACTGTTTTGCCAGCAACCTTCTTGAGGCTTTTGCTTGATGTGATTCCTTTTGAGGAGTATTGGAAACAACAGAAAGAGGAGGAGCGATGGGAGAACATTCAGGCTCTCGTGGATGCTGCCAGGTCTTTTGAGGAAGCCAATCCAGAGAGTACGATTATGGACTTTTTGAATTATGTGGTGCTCAATACCGCTGAAGAAGAGGTAAAAAATACCGATTGTGTTTGGTTGATGACTATTCATAACTCCAAGGGATTGGAATTCAGGGCGGTGTTTGTTCTCGATGTGGTAGAAGGTCTGATTCCCCTGAGTAGGAGCACTGAAACGCCCCAGGGACTTAATGAGGAGAGGCGACTCTTTTATGTGGCAGCAACACGGGCAAAAGAAAAGCTTATCCTCTGTGTGCCAGAAGAGAGGTTTGCTTTTGGGGAAACGATAAAAACAAGGCCCTCTCCTTTTTTGGAGTATCTTCCAGAGGATTGTGTTGAGGAAAAAAAGATTCAACGAAAAAAAGAGGCGTGGGAATGGCGAAAAAAAACGGACTTCTGGTTGGATGATTTCAAAACTGCAGCACGAGACACTTTCCGCAAAGCAAATAATGAAGAAAAAAAAGAAAAAGTATTCGAGACATCCGTATCAGGAAAACAGGCACGTTTTGAGGATCTTCAACCGGGCGTAAGGGTGAGGCACAGGCTCATGGGTGAAGGTGAAGTTGTAAAAATTGTCGGAAGTCGGGTGATGATTCGATTTGATATTGGGGCTATTCAGTTTGTAGACAAAAATTTTCTTTCAAGTATGGAAATTCTATGA